TTGGAAAGACTTTATTAACTCTATTCTTTTATATCCTCTACCTAgggaaatttttgttttttcattccCGCCAGTTTGTAATTACTTtctctttgttgaaattttctctatatttattatttttcgtcaTTCCTGGTGTCTTACGCATGTAGTTTTCTTACTCTTTACTTGTTATTGATTCTTTTCGtgcattttcacttatttatagaaaattcaaaagtgtATAAAATTAATCTCTTCATGGTGGAGCGAACTTAATTCGACATTAGTTATTGCTGAATATACTAAATTGATTCACGACATCAGATTATTGCACAAGCCCCTTCGACGAGCCATgctattttaataaaatgagcaTAAAACCAGTGGGGAAAAAGCAGAAATCTTAATTTGGCAGTATAAGTCACGGCGGGGGGGTAATGCACTTGATTGTACTTACCACTAGGATGATTTTTCATCATCTATGCGCAGatcaggaagaagaagaaatgatgttTCGAAGGTTACAtagacaattaaaaaaattgcctaCTAAAGTCTCTCGTACCTTTCTTTCACAAAATCTAAATCCAGTTTCCTAAACTAGAttgaatcttcaatttttatttgcttgttaatttatttattttttatcaattttctcACATGACTCTTAGATTGTATTTAGTCATCTAGATTTCTAACCAGATTATGAATGGATATAATAGGATATAACGTTTGGTCGTCTGGATTTTTAATCGGGATAGgactggataggataggatatgaaattctaggatttttttatatcccatCCATTGTTTAGTGAATCAtaatattaaagtcggatatgtttacatcatatcatgtacatttttttatataaacgacatatcattataaataaactaaatgttcataaacgagATAGTGAAAATCTCTCATAACACTattacttaatttattttttttttttcctcttttttatattattttcattattatttcttttttcccctttcatcattctttaataaaattttatcaaatagtaaattgtactaacataccaaaaatacaaaaatacctaaaatatataataaatataaatatttaatttatagatcgAATATTCaatataagatagaattaaagttgaatatataaattaaaataagattaattaaaaataaatgtttatttttatttcttaaattataattaaaatattatttatattgaaatataatttcaattttgttaatttaataagtttgttattcaagaaaaataactttcctattatgaatattacaaattctatccacctttatcccaccttccccgtgggataattttatcctgtctatatctaggggtgagcggttccggttccggttcggttccgtccggaacccggaacctacctgGTACAGttccaaaaaatttggaaccaggaacctaccccaaaatcaagaacccggaacctaccctaTCACGGGTTCCGGGTCGGTTCCGAGTTCCAacgggttctttttttttttttttttttttctcattttcaaatttgaactatAACGAAATGGGAAAGAGACAGCAAATGATATGAGCACCATGAAAACTTTTAGCTCAACAAATGTTACCAAATCTTCTATAGAAAACACTTATTGCCTCTAAACAATTGGCCACAGGAGATCAAGAATGAGTTTAAGTGTAACTATTGGCCCTTCCCGTGCAAGCCCAAAGTCTGAAAGCTTTGGTATGAAGTCCTCATCCAGTGATACATTCGATGACTTAAAGTCTCTGTGTATCACAAGATTCCTGACAATACCCTGAAGCTTCAAACCTCAGCTCAGTGACAAACGATGCAACTTTTTAGTACATCAAACGATGACCACAAAAATTAGCATCTCACGTAAGTAATGAAGAATAGGAAATTACTTGCTATCAAGTTGCTTGACTAGAACATCATATGGATCCCGAGTATGTTGGACTGGTGAATTCTTAAATTACGGGAACAAAATCTAACGGAAGAAGAATGGAGAACAATAATTGCTTTTTCAATAGATTCCTGAAAGGGCTTCATGTCCTTGCATATAAAATGAGTTCATCCACGTATTAGAGACATATAGATCTTATTTTTGTCACACTCGAACCATAACCTGAATTAGAACTGGAACTGGAAGGAAAACTTCTTCAGCTTGAGTTGGGTTAAAAGCACGGACCTTATCTCTTTCTCAACCTGCTAGCTCTCGAAGGGGGTTTGGTGGCCCAAAATTGACTTGGCTTCGCCAAAAGGCCTCATCTCTAGAAGCCCTCTTCTGATTCAACCTCCTATTACTCGTACAACAACTATGGCAGACAAGAGCGCTGCTTATTCCCCTTCATGTTTAGATGTTTCCTGTACTACTCGATGCTGCAACATAGGAAGGTTATGatcttgctttcttctttttttcgggtTTTTTCTGCTTTTGCCTGAACAAACAAGAATTTAGCATCAACCTGATCTGAACTCTTCAACAGTACTAAGTGAGAAACCTAGCTCCAGCATTTTGAAGAAAACCAACCAGCAATATGGTCCACTTGTCATTAACATGAACATAACATGGTCGAGTTAAATGAATGAAGTGAAATTTAAATGTCATTCGTCCtaaaaaaacattttgcaaGCTAAGAATCcaaataaattgagataaatccAATCCTACCATCTCGTCGCTGATCAGCCGGTAGGCCCCCGCCGGAGTCTCCAAGGGCGTCCCGCGTCGCCCCCCGACCGGACAGgcgaaaggagagagagagtagggtGCGGccgaggtggaggtggaggtggaggcggaggcggaggcgaaggCGAAGGGGTGTGGAGTTAAGGCTGATTGGGCGGGCCGAGCGAGCGCGAGTGGCGTCGGGGCGGCCGGGAGAGCGGCGAGCGGCTTCGAGGCGACCGGGCGAGTGGCGAGCGGGCGTCAAGGCGGGCGGGCGCGGTGAGCGCGTcgggcgggccgggcgagcgaGCAGCCTCCACCGAGGGGAGGAGAGACGTccaacggcggcgacgacggcaaGCGGGCGAGCGGCGAGGCGAGCGAGGGGTgacggcgtccggcggcggtGTCGAGGGAGGTCGCGAAGGCGGCACGACGGCGACAAAGACACGAGTCTCATGACACCAACGGCGGCACGGACGGCGGGGCGAAGACGGCGGCTGTCgcggctcaacccacggccaaggggggaaAAGCGGTGGCTtggggacggcggcggtggctaTCGGCGAcgcggagaagaagaagaagaggggtagggtttcggccgagagagggggaaagagaagagagagagaaagaaagaaaaagttgggggcgcaggaagtgacgtgacgaggaaaaggggagaaagaaagagagagagagagagaagaaggggaaaggGGGAAGAATCCGCAGAGAGGGGGAAATCTTGCGGGGGAAAAGGTTAgggtttttttctttgaattgtgacCGGTTCAGTTCCGGTTCCCGTTCCCATTTTCGAGGGAACCGAACCTGGAAACGCCGGTTCCACGAAAAGGGAACCTGGGCACCGAACCGGTCTCTTTAGAAccggaaccgtgctcacccctatctatatcccccttatatccgattttatccCGTCCCGAGCGAGCACCAAACGTAGaataggataaatcatatcttatcccgaattttatcccgattgccaaacgcagcctaaaatCTAAAGATTTTGTTGTATCCTATTAATTGTTTGGCGATTACAgtaataaagtcgaatatattcacatcatattatgTATAGTATTTAGTATAAAtaacattaaatgaaacaaaatttttacaaacggatatggtaaaaatctcttgtGACACTCTTgcatactttatttttatttgctttttcattttaatttcctctctttttaaatcAATCcctttctcatttatttcttccccttccatcattgtctaataaaattttatcaaatagtaaactatactaatatacctaaaatccgaatatataaataagaatAAGGTTAAATTAAAGTaactaaatttttatgttttgttattatattagaattcaaaaattattttgttaatttaagaagatcgtcattcgagaaaaataatttttttattatggatATCATAAATTCTATTTACCTTTATCCTACCTCCCcctatgggataattttatctggTCATGTCATGTCTTAAGCAGGCACCACATATAGgacaaattttattatattttgaattttattccaACTGTCAAATGCATCCTTAAGTTTGTAGGAGTGAATTTGGTCGGGTTAAACTCGGAGctccaattttgggtttttcaaaTCCCGGGTAAAAAACTAATCCAATGAAGGATGGGCCCCAAGAATGGGCTTGGGCCACGAGAATCAATTTTCAGAGGCCCAAAAAGGGACGGTGGAGATGAGATCGCCGGGCGGACCACACACCTGTCAATACGGCGCGCGCAAAGCTTCGACGACTTTACACCACTGGCGTCCATAAACCTAAGCAGCTCTCTCTCGCGAGTCGAAAATCTATTTAACCGAGAAGCCACCAAGCCGAGATTCCCAAAAACCCTAGCACAAAaatatctcctcctcctcctcctcctcctcctccaccgcgACTAGGGTTTTAGCCGACACCCCTCGCCGTCGGCCTCCGCCGCTCCTCCGGCCTccgtcccctctctctctctctattcctcttcctcctccgatgGGCAAGTCCAGCAAGAAATCAGCTGCCGCggtatactctctctctctctctctctctctctcgttctgtTGATTTAATACGAGTTCGTTTGGGCGTTCGTATCGGCTGAATCGTCGTTGTTTTGTCCGTCTCTTCGTAGGTTGCAGCTCCTGCTGCTGTTCCGGCGACAAAGTCCGGCAAGAAAGGTAAGCCGTGTGAAAATGGGTTAGACAGGTTTATGCTCTACTGTTTTGTGCGATGGTtcggtttttatttttcctcgtTTTGAGCTTATTTCATTCCCGAAGATATGCATATTTTACGTGAAGATCCTTCGATAATGTTACGGAACGATAGTCTCTGGTTGGAGTAGATACACGAATCGCTTTAAATACATGAAGTTGAGTGGAAGGATTAGTTCGAGTGGGGATGAAAGAAAAGGTTTGAGCTGAGAATATTTTCTGGAGATATCCATTTTCCTGGAGAGACGGATAGGATATCCTGGCAAAGCGGCATCTTGACACCCCAGGAacggaaaattttaaaaaaattgaaaaaattggatgctctgtttttttgttGTCCATGTTCAAGCTGGGCCCTCACGAGCTCTGTTTGGGTATGTACAGTTTGGTTTTATGTGCCTCATTGTGTAATACCTTTTGGTGTTTTTTGCGTAGGTAAAAGAGAAGTGGAAGAAGCACCTGAGAAGCAGTTGAATGCAAAGAAGCAGAAGAGCAATGAAGGGATAGAGCAGGCTATTCAGAAGAAGAAAGCTGAAGCGAAAACGGTGGCAAAGAAGAAACAGGATAGTAGTAGCTCGGAATCAGAGTCTGAGTCCGAGGAAGAGGAGGTGGGTAATAATTTTTGTGCCGTGTAACAATTGTATTTTGTGATCTCTCCATGGAGATTCGAAGTATTTGTTTTCGTTTGCTTTAGGCTGTTCAGAAGAAgcagaaaattgaaataaagaagCCGCTTAAAAACGAAGAAACAAGTAGTTCAGAGGATTCAGAGGATTCATGTTCAGATTCGGAGGAAGAAAACAATGTATCTCCTTCACTTACGTTCTTTGCACCATATCCGCTTTTTGTTTGCAAATACCTTTTAGTCACTCTGGCAGTGTAGTCTGTGTCAATGTTGGTTGGCTGATATTAATATTTGCACGTCAGTAACAGTCCTCCTTTTGGCTCTTAGGAACCTGCTCCGAAGAAAATAATGTCTAAAAATGGCACAGTTGCTAGCCTTGCCAAGAAGGATTCCAGTAGTTCTGATGATTCGGAGTCATCGGACGATGAATCCGATGAGGATGAAGTTAGTATACatagttattttatttatgtttatGGCAAATGTTGTCAAttctttcttcataatctgtgagattttgttaatattaacaTGATTATTGGTTAATGAAGAAACCTGCTGTCAAGCCTGCACAGCAGAAGAAAGCTGCTTCAAAGGAATCATCAAGCGATGAATCAGAATCTGACAGCTCTTCAGATGAGGAAACTGTGAGGACAGCTAGTGCTAATTGCTCTAATATTCAATTTAACTAAAGTAGAACAATTTTTCATGTGTTTTGGTTATGATTTTCAGGATAAACCTAAAGGAAAGGTCCAGGAAAAGCAGCCTAAGGTAGAGGCAAAGAATGGTTCAGTCAAGAAGGAAGAATCTACTGAGAGTTCCGATGAGGAAAGCAGCAGCGATTCAGATGAGGAAGATGTAAGCATGCTAGATGTTGAATTTTAACCAGCTATTTTCTTCTGGGTTGCATGCTGAGAATACAAAATTTTTTGGTGCTTTGGAatcatattatttaataaatttgggCCACCTTGCAGGAAGCTGCAAAAGCTACTTCTCAAAACAAAAAGGCATCAGCCAATGCTTCTAAGCCGGCTCCCAAAAAAGATGAGTCTAGCGATGAATCTGAAGAAAGTGATTCTGATTCTGATGAGGTATGTATGCTAATGATTCTATTCTTGAGAACAGACTGGTTTTCATTCTTCTCCCACTTTAACATTTAGCTTCTTGCACACAGGATGAAAGTGCTAAGAAACCAACTTCTGCAGTTCCTAAAAAGAAAGTAGAATCAAGTGATGATTCGGATAGTGAATCAGAGGAAGAGGTCTGTTCTATTTGTCTTCTATATTGTGTATTTGAGAGCATTTCTGTTCTCTGTCCTTTCTCAATTTTGCGCTTGATGCAGGAAGTTGTTAAAAAACCAGCTAAGAGTGTATCAAAAAAGGAATCGAGTGATAGCAGTTCTGAAGATGACTCAGACAGTAGttcggatgatgatgatgtgagtCATCATCATCCGATGATTTGCAAATCTCCTTTGATATTAATTGTTGGTTCCCAAATTTTGGTTTGGGCAATGACCTTGAATGTCATTATGCTAATGTAACGtctcatattttattgattttgtatatGCTGACTGATATTGCTTTTGTCACTGCAGTTGGTTTGTGCATGCATAAGTGTAGATGTTCAGCATTGCATTGCTCTACTGATTTGATTTTGTGATGGCTTGTATTGTACCTGCTGTATCCAATCAATCATTTGTGATCTATTTTTTCTCATGTTCATTTTTTGGTACCTTTCTAATATCCTTTTGGACACacaaatttacttttaattctttcatttggCTGATAAGTGACTCCTGGTAGAAATCTACCTAAAACAATTGTGTTCGTTTACCTGTGGTTACACTTATGGACTCTGCATCAGTTTGTTTTCTGTAGATGCTTGCAAACTTCTTTGTATTGTGCAACTTCTGCTTATTGTAGAGCAGTCTCGTGCAATTGGATGTCTTCTGTGAACCTGTTCGTTTTGTCcttattcctcttcttttttcgtaTTTTACAGGGCCCACCTAAGAAGAATGCTTTGGACGTTTCTGCTAAGAGGCCACGTGTGGCAGCTCAAACAAAGCAGACCCAGCAGGTTTATCTTCTTATTCTTTATGTTGAGTGATGTAAAATTAGTTGGGTTACAATTTCAGACCTATAGTGttgctttatcttttcctctcttctctgtctTTCATTTGTGCTTCTTGGTTGCTGGgtggcttttcttttctgaagGGAAATGagtggcctttttttttggggggcgcTGGACTGGTTTAAAATTGTTACTTTTAATGGTGTTTTAATGAATTAATCATGTTCCATCCATGGTGGAAGGTAGTTGGCTATgacataaaattatcaattacgGAAGTTCTGAGAGTTCTCTTATTATGATGCTAATAACGAGCTGGTCGGAATGGGTGTTGACTCTGTCAATGCTTTTTGAATTGACAAGAATAAGTAAAACAATCATATAACTGATTGTGTCTCGTCACCGAAAGAGTTGATTGATGTAACTGTGCTACCTCTGAGGCTGAGCGGTTGGTGCTTCGTGCTGCAGGCAAAGATGGATGTTGACGAAAGCGACAGTGAGGAGGATGATAGTTCAGAGGAGACTGATGAAGAGCcacaaaataaaaaggtttgcacatagcattttccatttcttccatGTGTGTGTCGCTTGGATGTTCCATTCGGTATCTCATAGGTAGGATCTCAATGCTatttgttcttccttttcttgtcaGCCCAAGATTTCTGCAAACAAGTCGAACGGGAAAGTtagtaaaaaagaaagcagCAGTGATGAAGAAACCTCTGACGAATCCGATGACAGCTCGGATGATGAGCCTAAGAAGACATCAAAGAAGGTAAATATATGGGACGTGCATGCTTACTGACCATTGATTCTTTGTGGGTCGGTGGGTTCGATGGAAAGCATATTTCAAATGGCCACTCTCACCACATTTCTACTCGCCCTCCATAGTCGGTCAGTTTGCTGGATGAATGTATATAGGAAAGGAGGGTGTTGAGAACAGTAATATTTGGTCATTTGTCTACTCCTAAAATTTCATCGTGGGATGCTTGGATTCTAAGACCATCCATAGGGGAATGATCACTTGTTTGTTTTAGTAGATATGTCAACCTTGTGCTGAGAGAGAGATACCTTATCAGCTTTTCCtgaagagagaaaattgtttTGTGTGCTGGTGGGGTTAGTTATGATGCTTTTCCATCGTGAGAGAGTTAGATAgtccttttgttatttttttttttttgggtaagggaTAGTCCTTTTGTTATTTGTTGAATGTagcataatttaaattttctaatatatttttaCAGGATGCTGATACAGAAATGGTAGATGCTTCTCCTGCCCCAAAAGCTCCAATGTCAGAGAAAAAAGCTGTATGACTCCTTACGCTGCTTCTTGTCCTGTCCTTGGCTCCTGTTCATCGACCCCTATCATCAGCTTTTTGATATTCTAAACTCATGTTAATTCTCAATGCAGCCAAAAACCCCTGACACACCTCAAAGTACGGGCTCAAAGACTATTTTTGTTGGTAACCTGCCATACTCAGTTGAAAAAGCTGATGTGTAAGTGTCACTTCTTGGACTCTGGAGCTTTATTTTCATGTATTAAGAACTCACAGATTTCATTTTGCAGAGAGAATTTCTTCCAAGCTGCTGGTGAAGTTCAGGATGTACGCCTTGCTTTTGATGCTGATGAGAGGTTCAAGGGGTTTTGTCACGTTGAATTTACCACAGCTGAAGCAGCACAAAAGGTTATCTGTCATTTGATAGACCTAATTACTTATAAAATCAGCCTGCTTGTGGCTTCGAGTAATATTAGTTGAATCTGGCGTTGCATCGTTACTTTATCATATACTATAGAGATGTTGAAGGTTCTCCTGTAGTCATTGTAGCTACTCATGGATGGAGAAATGAATGATGAATTTCATTGGTGTACCAGTGTGTCTGGGTTGTTTAGGTACTTTGGGTTCTATAGATTCAAATAATTGACTTCCATTGCAGGCTGTTGAATACAATGGAGAGTATCTTAACGATCGTCAGATGAGAATCAGTTTGGCACATGAAAGGGGAGCATATACTCCACAAAGCGGGTGAGTTTCTAATTTAGTTGTGAATAAAATATTCAGCAGCAGTAAACCGCTAGGTCTTATGATAATTTAATTTGCAGGAAAGGCAATTTCTCGCAGAAGGGAGGGGGGGGTCAGGCACAAACCGTTTTTGTGAAGGGTCTTGACAAGTCCATTGGAGAGGACCAGGTACTAAAATTGTTCTCCCGTCTGATGAATTATGCGACTGTTTGATTCTGGgttctaaaaatattatcccttTTGAATGTCAGTTAAGAAGCAGCTTGTCAGAGCATTTTGGGACCTGTGGTGAGGTTTCAAGAATCTCAATTCCTAAGGATTATGATTCTGGTGAACCCAAAGggtatgttctttctttctatcaGCAAAACAGAGCCTTAATTTATAAAGTTGCTTAATTCTTGTTTGATCAAAATCGAAAAACCCAATAGCTTGTGTTTAATGTGTGAATATTGATTTTTATGTAATCTTTTGCAGGTTTGCTTACATTGACTTTACGGATAGCAACGGTTTCAACAAGGCTTTAGAGCTTAATGGGACTGAACTAGGTGGTTATCCACTTGCAGTGGATGAGGCAAGACCGAGAGATAATAGCGGTGGTGGTTTTGATGGCGGCAGAGGAGGTGGAAGGAGTGGTGGAAGGAGTGGTGGATGGAGTGGTGGTGGAAGAGGCGGTGGAGGTCGCTTTTCTGGTAGGCGTGGTGGCCGTTTTGATGGTGGCAGAGGAGGTGGCCGTTTTGATGGTGGCAGAGGAGGTGGCCGCTTTGGTGGTAGAGGACGTGGGACGCCTAATAGACAAAGCATGGCAGCATCTGGCACAGGTTTGTCTTATGATTATTTGGTTGAACTGTCAGTTTTTACCAGTAAAAAATGTTTCGCTTTCATTGGTACATGAGGAAATGatccataaaattaatattGTTGGTAATGGAGCTTTGAGATTGGAGTGGCCTCGAGACTTTCTTTTGAGTGTGCTATTCCTCAGGGCGCTACTCAATTGATCGTCAACTTCTCCATCCTTTGCCCCTTGGGTTTTTATAGTATATTGTCATTGATGATGTCAGGCCCTTTGGGTGAACTTCATTTAAAAGTGTATCGAAATGCAAGAAATATCGAGCTCTGTTGGTTATTTTGTAATAAGCTTAGAGTGGTCTCTTATGGTTTCTTTGTTGCTTTCtgtctaatttttgtttttctgggGACATTGCAGGGAAGAAAACGACGTTCAATAATGACGATTGAGGTGGCGGAGGAGAGTATTGAAACTCACTGATTAGAGTGAGACGTGGTACTGGACAGGTTCCTAGTGAtgctatatttatttattaacgaAGCAAGCAAGACAGAGACAGATCCgagattttgtaattttgagGACCATCGTGCCCATTTTGATTGCAATTTTGATATATATCGAATGTTTTGATAGTTTGAGTGAAAATTAGTTCTGCTTATCTTTATCCCGATACGTGGTGCTCAAATAGGCGCGCATGCATTGGTCTGCGACCTGAGCTTTggatcaaaaaaagaaaaaagaaaaaagagggttCTAACTTCTATCGGTGGCATCTCTGCCTCGAGATGAATCTTTGGTTGTTCATTATCGCACCTGGTTAAGATGGCTTCTCGATGCCCTTTGTTGACCAAGGGGTTTGGTTTCCTATTTCCAGTACATTCTCGGTCGACTCTCGGCGTGAGGAGTTCGTTTAGTCTGTGGCGGTGGTGCTGCCATGGATCTTATAACTTAAGACATTCGCTGGTAGGTAGTCAATACCCCTTTTTTGATGtccaagaaagaaagagcaaaagagTCATATAGTACGGCTTCTCTCTCTTCGTCGACGGTGTCCAAGGATTCATTATCATTATGGGCTTCGACTTTTCTTCCTTAACCGTTCCTTATTTATCACTAATACATTGTTTAAACTCTATGGGGAGATAATTTTAATTCGACCATCTCGGGCTTGAGGGGCACTTTTATCAAGAAAATTTCGGTctcatatttttattgatttatacTATGATGACGCAATAGGGAGAATATCCTTGGGCCTCACCTCGATAAGTTTCGCTTCAAGAGTTGCCCATATAAGAGCATGCCCCCTCTAGCAAGAAACGATATACTTATCCCCACATTTTAATCCTATATTTTTTTAACGTGaagataaataattatttcaaacgccTCTAAGTTTCAAATTATGTCGCGCCTTCGTCTCTAACAAAACATGATAATTTCGTCAACGGATATTTTCATGATATATCCAATCTACCATATAACTTTAGCGGCATTGTTGGAATTAAATATAAAACGATATCACGGCATTAGTTATGATCGTATTCCAattgtaagaaaaaaaagaaaagtgtgaCGCCTTACGTTCCGTACAATTGCTGGAGTCCAACTGCCAAGGAAACAGGCAGTCGATCCTCCGTCTCCCTCGTCCGGTCAGCGATCGGTCAAGAGCGCCGGCGGCCATGATCCTCGTCGACGGCGTTCCGGTCGTTCCCGACTCCGATCCGCCTTCGCCGTCTCAGGTACCTCCTCTTCCTACgatccctccccctccctccgtCGCTCGATCGCCGTCGTCGTACGGAGCTCCGGCTTCGTCGGAAAAGCTAGCGGAGCCGACGGCGGCACCTCTCGCGTGCTCGAACAGGGTAGCGACGGAGGGGCGATCCGTCTCCGATCTCCCGGGGTTTGGGGTTCGACAGTCGGAGCAGGAGAATGATTACAGACCCCGACATGATGGCGACGTCAGTGACTGAGAGTCCTTCGCCTTTTTCCTTGTTATGCTTTGCGGAGCTTTCGATCTCCTCAGCTTTTTGCATGACGCGATCGCGACCTGCGTTGGGGCTTTCTACGTCCTTCCTTCTTCGAGAGTCTAGCGGTAATGCGGTTGGATAACGATTGACGGGGAAGAACgtgggggaaaaaaggaaaaaagttggATGTTTTAAGCGCTGCTGAGCCTGTGCTCGTGCACCTCTCTTGTGCTTGATCTGCGAAACCGTTGGCTGCCGGTTAGCGAACATAAGATGAGGAACTCGCGAATCTTCTTCCGTGTTCGGCTTCCAAACCAATCGCCGAGGAGATTTGCTGCGAGTTTTAAGTAAACGATGTTAActttatctaattaatttgtAGAAAACATTGATTGGAAGATCTGCTGGGCGAAAGCTTGTTTGAATCCTAGCTGTACGCGCACCTCGAATCCAAATcctttttactttatttttttattcatccaCTATATTTCTTCCAGAAGGTAAACACCTTGAGGTGGAAAGAGAATTCAATCAGCAGTGCGCCGCGCTCATTAGATTAGCAATGGTCTTTGACATAACCTTGCGAGCAGGCGCTTGATTGAAAAGCAGCCCAAACTAGTGAAAACCTCATCGCCTAACAGAAGACAGAGTAAGCAAACGGAGTTCCCAGCTTGAACGGACAGAACCATACCATTTCTGAACTTATTAGAATTACACGATATGGACGTTCCC
This Eucalyptus grandis isolate ANBG69807.140 chromosome 7, ASM1654582v1, whole genome shotgun sequence DNA region includes the following protein-coding sequences:
- the LOC104454002 gene encoding nucleolin 2 isoform X2, producing MGKSSKKSAAAVAAPAAVPATKSGKKGKREVEEAPEKQLNAKKQKSNEGIEQAIQKKKAEAKTVAKKKQDSSSSESESESEEEEAVQKKQKIEIKKPLKNEETSSSEDSEDSCSDSEEENNEPAPKKIMSKNGTVASLAKKDSSSSDDSESSDDESDEDEKPAVKPAQQKKAASKESSSDESESDSSSDEETDKPKGKVQEKQPKVEAKNGSVKKEESTESSDEESSSDSDEEDEAAKATSQNKKASANASKPAPKKDESSDESEESDSDSDEDESAKKPTSAVPKKKVESSDDSDSESEEEEVVKKPAKSVSKKESSDSSSEDDSDSSSDDDDGPPKKNALDVSAKRPRVAAQTKQTQQAKMDVDESDSEEDDSSEETDEEPQNKKPKISANKSNGKVSKKESSSDEETSDESDDSSDDEPKKTSKKDADTEMVDASPAPKAPMSEKKAPKTPDTPQSTGSKTIFVGNLPYSVEKADVENFFQAAGEVQDVRLAFDADERFKGFCHVEFTTAEAAQKAVEYNGEYLNDRQMRISLAHERGAYTPQSGKGNFSQKGGGGQAQTVFVKGLDKSIGEDQLRSSLSEHFGTCGEVSRISIPKDYDSGEPKGFAYIDFTDSNGFNKALELNGTELGGYPLAVDEARPRDNSGGGFDGGRGGGRSGGRSGGWSGGGRGGGGRFSGRRGGRFDGGRGGGRFDGGRGGGRFGGRGRGTPNRQSMAASGTGKKTTFNNDD